The Acomys russatus chromosome 1, mAcoRus1.1, whole genome shotgun sequence genome has a window encoding:
- the Tmem247 gene encoding transmembrane protein 247 produces the protein MAAEDREVMEARGAGESCPTLPKVAPGDTMPEGRPKASLDAEAPKIELPILEETGTCEDKDCSGPPKSLTPKAGSTTKGQAGDGPGLEPMELPLTLETEPYNSMELEKVRMEFELTRLKYLHQENERQRQHEEVMEQLQQQQHQALPRQVFSGGLQDLLLPQNQFAMFLYCFIFIHIIYVAKEMVFFLFSKHYLFCLAAILLCLIKTLWSYSHVPLLLLPLLTMSSVHRHAPPLPS, from the exons ATGGCAGCAGAGGACAGGGAGGTGATGGAAGCCCGAGGGGCAGGAGAAAGTTGCCCCACCCTCCCCAAGGTGGCACCTGGTGACACTATGCCTGAAGGGAGGCCGAAGGCTTCTTTG GATGCAGAGGCCCCAAAGATAGAACTGCCTATCTTAGAAGAGACTGGAACCTGTGAGGACAAAGATTGTTCAGGCCCCCCTAAGTCACTGACCCCAAAGGCTGGCTCCACCACCAAGGGTCAGGCTGGCGATGGGCCCGGACTAGAACCGATGGAGCTGCCCCTGACCTTGGAGACAGAGCCCTACAACTCAATGGAGCTGGAGAAGGTGCGCATGGAGTTTGAACTGACTCGCCTCAAGTATCTGCACCAGGAGAatgagcggcagaggcagcacgAGGAAGTGATGGAGcagctgcagcaacagcagcatcaGGCTTTGCCTCGCCAG GTT TTCTCAGGAGGCCTCCAGGACCTCTTGCTCCCCCAGAACCAATTCGCCATGTTCCTGTACTGCTTCATCTTCATCCACATCATCTACGTTGCCAAGGAGAtggtcttctttctcttctccaagcATTACCTGTTCTGCCTCGCAGCCATCTTGCTGTGCTTGATTAAAACCTTGTGGTCCTATTCCCATGTGCCTTTGCTCCTCCTTCCGTTGCTGACAATGTCTTCCGTGCACCGGCATGCCCCTCCCCTTCCATCGTAG